A window from Calliopsis andreniformis isolate RMS-2024a chromosome 5, iyCalAndr_principal, whole genome shotgun sequence encodes these proteins:
- the LOC143178992 gene encoding uncharacterized protein LOC143178992: MEISHCTRKSGQKPQLSIFRDENLLYLQPATRRLMICNRPYKKPTLKIESDTTYSISYLKSDCPKYRLNYKIHEKILNDKVTGKYDFDTVYKLSYQASERKQRRPFLPRPNLFISGFHDMTTIHMLSYKNSGYSKATPFEPYRGKVNYRVPMASETVMKDSYQSFGPIEVKRSIKRQFWQTKFKMDYHTTSQLSYQHLGVSKRSRHVPKRPIISAPVEKDTVFSTSYTAPGRFVNKNIVIYE, translated from the coding sequence atggAAATTTCCCACTGTACGAGAAAAAGCGGTCAGAAACCTCAACTTTCTATATTCAGAGACGAAAATTTGTTATATCTGCAGCCAGCTACACGACGTCTTATGATATGCAATAGACCATACAAGAAACCAACCCTTAAAATTGAATCAGATACAACCTATAGTATATCATATTTAAAATCTGACTGCCCTAAATATAGACTAAATTATAAGATACACGAGAAAATATTGAATGACAAGGTCACGGGAAAATACGATTTCGATACAGTATACAAACTTTCTTATCAAGCTTCGGAAAGAAAACAACGAAGACCTTTTCTCCCAAGACCAAATTTATTTATTAGTGGATTCCACGATATGACAACTATTCATATGTTGTCTTATAAAAATTCTGGATACTCGAAAGCAACGCCGTTTGAACCCTACCGAGGAAAAGTTAATTATCGTGTACCGATGGCTTCTGAAACAGTGATGAAGGACTCCTATCAAAGTTTTGGTCCTATTGAAGTCAAAAGATCGATAAAGCGACAATTTTGGCAGACTAAATTTAAAATGGATTACCACACCACAAGTCAGTTATCTTACCAACATTTAGGAGTTTCTAAACGGAGTCGTCATGTACCTAAACGACCAATTATATCTGCTCCAGTTGAAAAAGATACTGTTTTCAGTACGAGTTATACAGCTCCAGGTCGTTTTGTAAATAAGAATATTGTCATTTATGAATaa